A single Roseinatronobacter monicus DNA region contains:
- a CDS encoding acyl carrier protein, whose protein sequence is MSDISDRVKKIVVEHLGVDEGKITEGASFIDDLGADSLDTVELVMAFEEEFGIEIPDDAAENIQTFGDAVKFISEAA, encoded by the coding sequence ATGAGCGATATCTCGGATCGTGTGAAAAAGATCGTTGTCGAGCATTTGGGCGTTGACGAAGGCAAGATCACCGAAGGCGCGTCCTTCATTGATGATCTGGGCGCCGACAGCCTTGATACGGTCGAGCTGGTCATGGCGTTTGAAGAAGAATTCGGGATCGAGATCCCAGATGACGCCGCCGAGAACATCCAGACGTTTGGCGATGCTGTAAAGTTCATCTCCGAAGCGGCCTGA